The DNA segment CTCTTATTTTATTCCATTACGTAACCACGTCGGTTACCGCGGCAATCACTAGGTTACGATTTGCCATTATAACGCATTACCCAGGGTTACAAAACGCGAGAAGTAGTCCCACGCTCTAAAATCACGGGCATTGGTCCGGCAGATGGTGCCCAGAAAGCAACCATGGAGGCTGGTGGGCCTGGGAGGTCTCGTGACCTTACAGCGTCCTCACAGCCTGCCAACCAGATTGTtagcaaactgcctaccgtggcaggtggtagttaaattaactattggttgctcggaaagagcaacctataGCGCACAAGGCTCAAGAACATGGAAGcgcctgccatcgtagggcagtggtggatcgcttaaccgccgcaccactgcgccaggaggagtatgaggactcccaggggtctgtgaatgtaaagtagagaatgaccgctTGCATAAATGGGAAGTAATCCATTACGCTTTCGCGTTACCTGtctcttcaatttttttgttttgccgaaACAGATGGGCGCCTGGTAGCAGTtaaagatttgtagctggccatcAGTAACCGTCATAGATTCAGTACATGCTATAATTAACGCGACTAACTGATTGAAGCCCATGTTTATTCCACATTAGAATGCGCCGAAGGCGCTACGGTGGAAGGGGATGTTGTTAAGGAGAAGGGGTAAGGCTGCCTCCTTTTTATTAAAACTTCCTGGAGGCAGCTAAGTGGAGGCTGTGTGCTTCTCGAGAGCGTTGCGGAGCCGTTCGTCAACCAGCTACGCCTCAGAGTCATGGATGAACATGAGGAGTGCCCGCCAGAGCTCGATGGCACAATCTGGAGACGAGGTATCGGGGCAGGCCCAGGTCCAGATGGAAGAAGTCCACGGCTCCTGCTTAAACGTGGCCAGCACTCGAAGGCGAGGTGGTGTGTACAGAGGACATTCCCAGAACAGGTAGTTCATATTCGCACCGCAGTTGCACCTCGACCAGGAACCAGATACAGGTGGCATCCTGCCGTCCCAATGAAAACGGTCCACCAAGAAAGGATTAAGAATGGTGCCTGTTTGAATCCGCCGCAGCAGGACCGATTCTCTTCGCGTGAATACCACCAGAGCAAGCGCAGGTATAGAGAGGGGGTTGCCCAGAGCAGTGAGGAAGGCGGCGCAAAGTGGTTTCGTCACAGGCCTCTCCGCGATCAGATCTGCTACCTCAGGTGTGGTAGCGACGGAACGAGGAGTATCAGATGCGAGAGAGATCAGCGCGTGCTATACTCTATGAGCCTTCTCGTTTCCATGGATACCGAAGTGCGCGGAAAGTGCGAAGTGCGCATGTTACCGAATGGATGATTACATGCTGACCGCGTTCGCGAAGCAGGCATGCGTTATGCCTTATGTTCTGCATTATAGGGTCCATATAAAGAACGCTGGCGCATGCCCGGTAGGCAGCTTGAGAGTACGTGCACAGACGACGGTGAATGGGTTCAGTTTCAGAAGAAAGTGCGAAAGCCGACTGCAAATAGTCTGAAATGGCCATTAGTTTGGCTCAGCTACTTGACTGCGCTCCTGCCGatgtatggaggggggggggggatcggccCTGATTCTCTGTTGTCTGGTCGTACCACGCAGTCGCATAGCAAGTGTGGCtgctgccgtctgcaggaagtgcAGCGTCCGTGTACAGAACACGTTCAGTTGAGGGGAGTGAGCGCCGCGCCGCATTCGCAGATGCGCATCGATATGTAGTGGAAGTGGCTTCCCTTCAGTGAGTGGCGTGGTTTCCTGCTGTGGCGTCTTGCTCGGCAAAGTGGGAAATGTGTGTACATGGTGCCTGAGGATCCGCCTGCGTTTGTGCCGCGAAGTCGCGTTTGGTGCGTGTGGGTGCGCATGTCGAGGAGCTCTGAAGGGTCATTGAGCTTGCTGAAGGTCTTGAGCGCATCAAGGCGTGTGTACCCCGAATGTCCTGTGACAATGTAACTGGCCTCATTAAGTAAGCGGTCAAGCGCGACACTCCGTACAGTTAACAGGATGATATGACAGCCCGTACATGATGCGGCGACGAGAAAAAGTATTGTTGTGTTTAATGGCACGTAGGCAGCtatggccatcatgcgccaagcacaaggtataaaaaatttttctgcagaactttataaaatttgcaaaaagtgATTGGTGGTGTAGACGGCCTAAAATGTTTGTTTTTCTACCTAGTGATgccaaaaaaaagacaaagcttTAACGAAAGTCGAGTAACCTCTGCAACTATCATTGCATGTGCAAGGAcgttgaggctcccaaccaatcgaaTAAAGACCACAGCCTTCTTCTCAGAAATGGAAAACAGCTGAGGTGTCGTTAAAAAAGTCTCTTCTTATAAATTACTCAATATTATCAGATCTACAATTTGTTGAAAACTGCTGTctttaaaaacataaaaatatgtgaaatgtgagcaagTGCATCTTCACCTAAGAGTGGAATTTCACCTAAGGGTGAAATTGCCTGTGTTCAGTGTAAAAAACTTCAAAATACATTTTCCTCAGTGTTCCaagttttctacatgaaaataaaacatggttTATTGTTAGCTCATCTTCGCATAAATCACATTTGGGCTTCTCTTATTTCGTCAGTAGGAAATTATGTGTTAGATGTGTGGGTGTTATACGGacacggcagataatcacttccttgaaacgctcTCAgcgggtgcaggacttccattctcctaaaactggttttacaaagtgtatATTGTAATTCGCTTCATTGTCCCAAGCGGACtgtcattttttgctttttttacaatttaccgagttcatgcaatccttaaagagaatattttcttttttatttgcttgccacgagcctTTGCAGCGCAGAGTTCTGCTCTCTCGTTGTGTCAATTCCGAGATGACTCGGCACCCAGCAAAGTTCTATATTTTTTCCTTGAGCTATGacttttgttatgttgtgtatgatgtcaccgtgCATCGGAGTGATTGCATTTGTTAGAGTGGAGAGCGGCAAGTAAACTGAGAGAgtgtgtgtaaataatactgtttctgAGGTTCTCATTCAGTATTTTTCTTGAACTATGacttttgttatgttgtgtatgatgccaCCGATCATCCTTCTCTTCATAAGCACATCATTTAATACTATACTTGCCAAATGTCTCATTGTTTGTACACCATGAAGTTACTTTGAATGGCACTGagacaaaagtaaaaagaaaggaaatcagagctaatgcgacagtgcaaagcagacgTTCAGAAGAAAAGCCGTGCGCGTTGTTGCGCTAATTAAGGATTGGTCGGCAGCGTTCTGAAGGTCACACGTTCCCCTATGGAATGGAAACAGCCAAAAACCATATTTATATTTGGCTATGAGGCCTTAGCATGCCTGAAATGTTATCAtaacacgtaggaatgtaaatTAACTATGCTTTATATAAACTGCTGCAATATACTGGAAATCGAAGCCATGACCCATGGGTTGCAAGTCAGATACGCTACCCCTAGGCCAAAGAGGCACTTTCGTTCTACTTGGTTAAGGAAAGAGTTCGAGTGTCTTCATGTGTTTCACGTGTTCTAGTGTGCCTGCTTAAGCatgctaatgagtatgtgtgATTAGAAAGAGGCGTTAATTACGAAAGATTGCagcaaataaccattaacgctgtggcgtcatacccttaagggatAGCTTTAGCGTCACCCTATTTTTAGCACGTTGCCTACAAGGTCCATTCGGCGGTGCCAGTTTCCTAATTACTAATAATTTTGCGACGACTGAGTGTCACTGGGTCGGACGCGCCAAGGCAGAATGATAGCTTCGCCTTACGGCACTTGGACAAGACTTGTCGCAGTAGCGGAAATACTGATGTCCGAAACCACAAAATCCGCACCAGCGCTGGTAGCGCCAGTTTTAGACGTGTTCGCTATGCGTGCTTCCCATTCGAAACTTCCAGCATAGAGTTCGATTAACAACACACACATATACCtgctcagatgtttaggggaatccaccaaggtggagtatatttgtaataagggtgcattactcactggcatccacccatgcacagccatacgactacaaagaaaagctatacagcgttCTCAGGAACTTCgcggttgaagaaaaattcgtcctggtccagggtaCGAACCCGGTACCACAAATTAAGCGGAGAGTCACTCTATTACTCCCGTTTCGAGCATGTCGAATCCCCCCGTCCCCCTCTTTCGCTACCTCTTGCTCCCGCCTCCGCTTCGGTCCTTCCCCAGTGCTTCCTACTGCACCACTACTCCtggctggcagaagtgatgacggagAAACGTTTCCTCCTGCTTACAACCTTAGCAGACAGGATGCCGAGCCACCGAGTTACAGCCAGCGTCTGCAACTCAAGTCGCCGGATCTTATCGCACTCTTTTGTGGCATAAGAAGTTTTCGGAGCATACAATGCCTGGTCACATAGCATCTCcaagccgagtgccacaactagGCTTCCTGTAGACAAAAgcacacaaaaccaaaaagcacGCATATAAAGAAGCATAAACGCAGCCAACTGTTCTCCAGTTTCTGTTTTGGCATGCTAGAAACACGATGCTATTCAACTACCCCACAATAACAATGATGCTTGCACTGCACGCCTGATTTTACAAATCTTACAATGATGATACAGCTCTCGACAAATCAGTCGCACGCTAACACAACTAAGGTTCTAGCAGCGATGAGAAACTATAATTAATATGATTTAACTTTTAGAACGAGTACaaactttcctttcctttattgATCCATATTTTTCGACGTTCCCATCGTAGCGCTTCTTGACGTCATCCGGGAGTTTGCGCCATGTTTCGTCCGAGAAGTATGCAGGCTTCCAGCGATAGTATTCTCCGGTGGGCACTTCTGATAACAAAATCAATAGAAACGGAAGAGCATTGATAAATGTCGCACACGAGATTAAGTGTTTCCTTACATTGCAAAAAATACGCGCGCAATGCGGCCCTGATGATAAGCCGTGCCACTGCTTCCTGGCAGCTACAGCTTCTCAGTCAACAGTGAACCTatgctgctgcagtgaagcagggTAGAGTCCGAGCGGGAATCTCTATTGAATATCCAACCACATGCAGCCTTTCTCGCATGCAACACTCCTGTGCGCATATATCGCTATGCATGACCAAATCCTTTAAAGGACACGAGCTCACATGACAGTTCCCGCAATGAAGACGACAGCAGCACGGTAAGGGGTTGCCTGAGGAGAAGAGGTTACGAACAGAGGAAAGCCGTTTTAATCGCAGGCACCTGCGTCTACCCTGTGGTAGTTTGACGGAGAAAAGTGTTGAAAATTGGAGCGCCACAATATCTGGTAAACTCAAAAACCATGCACACCTTAGGACGTATGTGCTGGTAACGCTTTCACCAGTCATCTTTCAAGTGGCTGCTGTCGACACACAAAAATGTGGAGCGTAAATGGCATCAACTGGATCTAACTGCAATgatgtaaatttcagacataaagTATACCTGCTGTGCACTGTTTACAGCTAAGGAAGCTCTTTTGATGCATGAAGTGTGCATTGTTATAAATCAACAGGCCTCGTGGAGAGAATAGTAATTCTAGACCTCACTCTTCTGAAAATTCGTACTTACACAGACGCTACAAAAGCCCCTGTACGGAGATTAAAAGCAGACCCCATGTGCTCTAAAATTTGGACAAAGGCTGTACCGGTAACGGCACCACATCGCCACCATTACTTCTTCACCTGCTTGCTCGCTTCCGCGCCGGTTTCTGCTGCAATTCATCGTTTAGATTGAATACATTTCAAACCTAGCGCTCACCTTATTCGGCTCGAGCGCCGATGCCCTAGCCCCGCCTGTAGGAACCAAGTGTAGTCTCTCACATATCTAATGCGTGGTGCATGTCCGTAGCATTCCTTATAAGCTCATGCCGAACACAACCAAGGGAGGAGACACGGAGAGGACAAGAGAAACAAGTGTCCCGCCTTTGCCACACGCCGCGAGCTACCGGGAGCAGCTTTTCCGGCAAGCAGACAaagcgatgatgtcgatgattacAATGGCTATTAATGTCAATAAATATCATGAAGATAACAGTACTGCTGGATCATGATGGCGTGTATTGATAGATGAGTGCTTGTGCAAAGGGGCTCAGAATGCGATTTCGCAGCGATAGCTCTTAGTGCCAATTCTCTCGTTTCGTGGCATGCAGATGTGTCCTCACAGCAAGACATATGAAATCATTTAAAGAGCGGCAATACTGTTAGAGGCGCGACAGGCGACATCAGGTTCGATATAAAGGCAAGCTTTAACTGCGCATCGTCTAATGTTATCGACATGCTTCCATGCTCCTCTTGTCCGAAACAATATATCGGGTAAACCGGGCAATCAATGAGTGCCAGAATAAATGTCATCGAGCTGACAGCAAGGAGCCTACAGAAGGCAAAGGCGGAAcaatttattcatcatcatcatcagcctgactacactcactgcagggcaaaggcatctcccacgtctctccaattaaccctgccctttcccAGCTTCATCCacactttgcctgcaaaattcttaaactcatccccccatctaaccttctgccgccccctgctacgcttactttctcttcgaatccacaccGTCatccttaaggaccggcggttatcttgcctgaaccgcgccgtaagagaagcgataaaagagggactgccagaaaaaaagaagggagaggtgccgtagtggagggctccggaataattacgaccacctgggatttttaacGGGAAAGGAGGGGCTgacagaggaaaggaaggaaaaggttggtagtgaagggctccggaatattttcgacaacctggaatctaacgcgcactgacatcgcgtttgccccgccgtgatggctcaggggttagggcgcttgactactgatccggagttcccaggtccgatctcgaccgcggcggccgcgtttcgatggaggcaagacgcaaggcgcccgtgtgctgtgtgatttcgGTGCACGAAAAGAAAGAGCACGCGTCTGTCGACTGGTTCCAACTGGGCCACTAGCACTGCTACAATAGTGCGGTCGAGCGGCTGGCAAGAAATCGAAGCAGCCACTGTGCAATACAGTTTAAGCGTCAGAGGCATCTCTGGGAGTCCAATGTGCGCTCATCCATACTGCAGTGCCATAATCACCACAGGCGAAAAACAGGATACGTTTCAACTGTTTTTTGTTCGCCTTACATACCTTCCAAGCGACACGAACAGATTAGTCGaggaacaaattttgtttcagcTGTGGATGCCTGATTTCCGGTTTCACACGGATTATTAATGCGTTACTGCAAACGGAAATGGCGAGCGATGTCCGTCTTATAGTAAGTGGCAGGTGGCCCATCCGCCACATCGCTTATCCCAGAAATTCTGTGCAAGCGCAGGTTTAAATGATTGCACCTACGCACTTTCCGCCCTGGTGGTTTAGTGGATAGAGTGCCCGGCTAATGAGCCGGATTTCCAGGGTTCGAACCAGacgcggtggccacgtttcgatggaggcgggacgcaaaggtgcccgtgtgctgtgcgatttcggtgcacgtcaaagatactcaggtggtcgtaattattctggagacctctactacggcacctctttcttcctttgttctttcactccgacttttattccttcccttacggcgcggttccggggtccaccgagatatgcgagacaatctctgtgccatttcttttactgaaagaccaattttcaattttacccaCGCACTGATCCAACGTAGCATGCATGACGCGCAGGTGGAGGCGAGCGAGGCGTTCCTCGGCGAGCTACGCTCCCGGAAGCGCGTAGCCCTGGAGTTGTCGCTGTTCGGCTACGCCTACAGGCTACGCAACACTGGGAGCTACGAGCTGCGAGCTAGCGTCCGTGGACCCGCTCCCCCGAGACCGTTCATCGACGAGCGCGGGCTTCTCGTCTATTTCGAGGTGCTTATGTCGCGTCTTTTCTACGCAGCCACCGATCCTGGTCGTCGCCTTGGCCACTGATCGCTTCTTCGCACGTTTCACAATACCACCGCAAATGGCACTTATCATCGATAGATATACAACTGAACCTCGTTTTAACGAAGTggttcttcatagcccatattTACCGCGCTCCCAAGGAGAATCGCCAGTGCTTAGTTGTATTCAATTTTTCGCTATAAATCGTTTCGTCATAACAAGGTTCGACTGTCACTTTCTAAAATGGCCGTAGAGGATCTGTGTCCAGGAGGGTTTCGTTTCGTCCGGTCTCTAATTTGACTAAGATGTGTGCGCAACGGTAGTTTTCTTTGCACTGTCAATTCTAGGGCTGATATAGCCTGCCTTATGGCAAAGTCACTTCTCTTCACTATGTAGAGAGCATAGGAGAGGTGAATATGTTAAAGCTTTGTCGTTGCTAACGCCGCCATGCTTGCTTAGCCATATTATCCGTGCGGTTGGAATTACCGTAGTTAGCGTGCTTACCGTACGGCGCGGTGCTAAACACTGTATTACCAGATGCAACCATAATAAACGTGCTACAGTTACACACACTCACGGCGCTTTTGCACAATGTCTATGCACACAAGATGCCGACTGACCACGTGCATGCGGTGCACGCGTGCGCAGATCTGCCTCGAATTCAGCTCCGACCTGTCGGTGCCACTGTACAACAAGGAAGCCGACTGCAAGATCGCCGTCAACCGGGACAAAGGACAGTGGATTGGCTTCGACAACAAGGCCACCATTCTCAACAACGTCTGTGCGCGTATCCTAGCTCGCAATGTTTCTGATTTGCGAAGCGTCGCACTCAATCTACTGTTTGTCTGTAAAACATATCCGTGAAGCACGCCTTGAAAATCAGGGCGGCGCATGCATCAGGACATTCCGGAGCGGTGGCTTGCACTCACGTCACAGGTAGTGGCCGCCGTGCTTGAGACCACGTGTACAGCGAAAACCTACACAATTCTTCCCTTATCGTCCCCTGCATTCTGTAACCTATACCCAGTGCTCTTTACCCCTGTCTTGTTATTGTAGCATCTGAAGTTCCGCAACGCAGAATTACGGCCATAAAGCTTTCGCGGACGTATGCTGGAGCAGCTGTTCAGGAGTGGAATTACCCTCACGCACTATTGCGATATGCTTAAGCTGGGTATAGACAAAGTTAGGTTGTCACGTCGTCTCTCACATGACCAATGCATTGCTGACACGTTGATGCCACATCACATAACTGAAAGCGCAAGTCACTGTGCTGCGTTCACGGCCTGAAGGTACGTTTCTGAGTTATATGAGCTTTAAAGTCCCAAACTCTATACTATCAGCCATGAAAAGAAGGAAGCTGAGGTGGAAACACAAATAAAACCAACATATTACCTCCTGGAGAGtaaatacaagcgaggttgattaaGATTTCAGCAAAAAGTTTTCGCACCTTCGAAATTAATAACAGGAGCCAGCATTGAGCTTCCCCTGGCTAGACGCTTCTTACAGTGCTGTTTGTTgctcagttgtcttgtttgcGTCTCATTTCTTGCTACGAGGGAcactgcagtggaaggctccATAAATTTAGgcaccctggggttctttaacgcggcccccagtcgcacagcagacggtttacagcgagagctgtcggTAAAAAGACCACCAAAAAAATGGCGTCGTGCGCCGTCCACACCGTTCACCACTGCGGAAGAAAGAGAGGCACACCACCTTCCGCGCTCGAGGCGGCTGGCGAGACGCGCTTTGAAAGTTTGCGGgagaggagaaacggcgcgtcAAGAACAAGCACTTCAGAAGATAGAAGCGAGAAAGAGAGCGCTGTCGCCACTGCACGGGAGTCCAACAGACAGGAGACATTTACAATCATTACAGTGACCGCAGTGGTGTGCTGTTCGTAGCGGAAGAACCGGTGTTAATGTGGAATGAGGTAAACGCACGGTACGATCGACAGCGCATTCAAAGCAGCTGTGGGGGTGTAAAAACACTTCATGACAAATGAAGGTCATGCACACGTTAAGTTGTACTAGTTACACACACCATTTAAAGAATTGCCGTTTACGCTGAGCTGCGAAAATTTGGACACCTAATCGTTATAAGCTGTGACAATGCGGGAACATAAGAACCTCACTGTGAGGTGCCATGCATGACTTTgcacctgccagccgtggcatATGACAAGGTTCTTCCAACAGCGGTCATCTTGCTGACTTTCTCACCTCTCCCCAGGAAGAGGAGAGGGTGATGCTCATTTCTGCACTGCCGTCTGCCAACAGTGGCATGCCGCAGCTGTCTCTTGTATGTTCTTGGCAGGTGGCTCTAGCATATGCTAAGCTGCCAGTTTTTACCTTGCTGGTCGCAAGGTGTGACACCATTGGCGAGTGCGGGGACATGGGACTCTTATGctatccataaaaacgctaaacgCAGTGGTAGCTAAACTTTGCACATGGCCAGTAAAACCACGTGGAAGCACCACATGCGCGAAACGGGCTAACAGCTGCCACAGAGTTTAGCGTTTCTCACCTTCATTTAAATGCGGTCGACACAGCTGGATTCAAAATcgcaaccttgggctcagcagccgaggccAAAGTGAGTGAGCCGTCGGACGGGTACGCCTTCCGGGTTTGTGTTTACGCCTGCAAGGCAGTTAATGGTCGACAAATACCGCGCAGGTGCTGTTCGCCAAGCGAATGCGTATGGGCAGTATCGCCGTGATGACCGTTGACATGGACGACTACAACGGCAACTGCGGCCAGCGCAATGTGCTGCTGGGACAGCTGCACAACGCGCTCAACGAACTGGACCGGCCCATCAAGAGGCTATCGGCGAACCTCAGCCTGTCTGAGTCAGCGTCGTCGTCAACGAccgcacccgccgtggtggctcagtggttagggcgctcgactactgatccggagttcccgggttcgaacccgaccgcggcggctgcgtttttatggaggaaaaacgctaaggcgcccgtgtgctgtgcgatgtcagtgcacgttaaagatccccaggtggtcgaaattattccggagccctccactacggcacctaattcttcctttcttctttcactccctctcttatccctccccttacggcgcggttcaggtgtccaacgatatatgagacagatactgcgccatttcctttccccccaaaaccaattattattattattatcaacgacCGCCGCGTCCCAGAGGACTGCTGCTACGCCGAGCACCCAGATGATTCCGGTTAGGCCCAGAGGGCACATGACAATCGCTGGGTTTAGCGACCGCGAGAAGCGTTCACACTGCACAGGGATTCATTCAACTGCATAGGGCCTCGCTTACATCGTGGGCCAAGATTGAATAAATACCATGTGGATGTAAAATATAAGTTTTACATTGAAGGCAAGATGCATGTCGGTCTTTGTAGTATGCTGGCGTGTTTGAATGTATCCAGAGACGATTCATACAGCAAAAGCTGTCTGAGCAGATGAACAAAGAGATTTTACACCCGTGCACATTGTAATAACGAGTACTTTTCTTCACTGACGGCAGACGAGAAGGGTCTGCTAGCAGATGGGGGAAGGCTACTGGCCACTGCCTTTTTATGCGCCCAAAATAGACAGTCGGTTGTGAGGCAGATGTATTGGTGTACTCCAGACTGTTTTGACCATATGGGGTTTTGCAGTGTGCACGGAAATATAAGAATACAggtgcttttaacgcgatagctttagggaGTTCATGTGGCAGAACATTCGACGTCGGCATCGGCCACagtaagcgaaaaatccccagagaagcaacttagaaGGTGGGTGGGCCAGCTAAGTCATGTCACCTTGTGGCggcatcacaacatgcccacagGACTGtgcacaaactgcccaccgtggcaattataataattattggtcgagagaggcTGCTGAGAAGAGAAACCTGGATCGCACAtgtcccaccagtggcagcatcggCCTTCACAGGTTAGTGGCGCATTGCGTAACCGCTGCCctactgctccaggagtggtatgagtactcctagggttctatgaatgctaagtacaGGATGCCCAGTTTTGTATATATGGGGCATTGATCCATTAGCTTGCGCATTATACCTTTATGGTGAGGCTTGAGTGCCCCCCGGTTTTTGAATATATTTTTGCCTCATTTGAAATATGGTTATTGCAGCTGGGATATAACTCTCAAACATTGCCGCAGTGGTCAGATACTACAGCAACCAAAACCTATGATCATACATGAGAACCTTCAACAGTATTTATTATACTTGCAACAGAAGTTGCCATCGATACTCTGATGGCAGTATCATGTGCAGGTTGGTTTGTATCCGCCATGTTACAGCATGTTGCATCGCTTAGCATTTATGTGCACCACGCAGGAATGTGCAGGAGCGCTATATGCACTGTTAACATGCGCAATGCCCAAAGTAGACAATGGACCAAGCACCATGTTCATGTTCCGAAATGAGATACCGTAAACAATTCATTTTTCTCAAGGTTAATATTTCACACATTCAGGCAAACTCACGATACCGGAATATTTCGAGAGTGCTAAATTTTGGAAAGGATAAGTGAGAAGCTCCTTAGTGCTCCTTTTTACCACAATATTCACGGCAGCGATTTtttgcaatgtgctgtttatgTGATTCGGGACAAAACGAAAAAATTAGGCATTCACagaaattaaaggtgcactatataggaatctgaactcgtctttttatcacgggaactctatctacacatcccgggcattcttagaaacttagatcggattaagcgtcccggctcccccctttttttgaactgaacgcgcTAGGTAGACGGAGTTAACCAACGCGTCGAGTGCCTTTGAGTACAGTGGCAGctcactttcgcttttatttagtttttatgtttttgtgaaTAAACTGTTTAATTCACAGACAATACACCCGAAAATTAGGCCCGCGGAAATAAAgatacacgtggactctgatttacgtatcactccaccaATGGCAGAGAGACAAGCCGCCGCGGACTCGACGCGTTAGTTGACTCCTCctccctaccgcgttgagttcaaaaaaggcgCGAGCCGGTACGTTaattccgatttaattagggtaattggcagcacaggacaataaatagaagtttctaagaatgcccagaacgtgtagatagagttcccgtggtaaaaagctgagttcagattcctcttcagtgcaactttAAATCGTTTTACAACATAACAGAGGTGAATGGGGCAACTTGTCCCTAACGGTGCTAAGTAATCTCTGATCTTTATGATGATACTCATGGATAAAGCTTGAGTGTGCCCACCCACTCTCTCAGCACAGACAAGAGGCAGaacttttgcaaaatatttttattcccaatgcaTGGCGAATGGCTGAACAGGCTTAAGCAATGACAGGGGACAAACCATCCTCCACACCACGTTATCTTTGGTCAGCGCAGATTCATAAAGGTCTCTTAGAGGAACAGCCAGACTCTTAACCGAACAAACCAACACCACTATATGAAATAAGGGGCAAATACTTTACACAACAAACGTACGTAGAAGACTGTTTCATGACTAACAAAaatattggtgtgctcataaagtgcataaaatatcacaaacacaacacaaaatgtttgtATGGAGCCCATTTAGCTCATGTTCATTTCAGTGGCATGCAGCATAAGAGCGAAGCTGTCACCACTCGTGTATGTGGCATTCGTAGTTGCATGTACGCCATAAGGTAC comes from the Amblyomma americanum isolate KBUSLIRL-KWMA chromosome 1, ASM5285725v1, whole genome shotgun sequence genome and includes:
- the LOC144134771 gene encoding chitinase-3-like protein 1 is translated as MHDAQVEASEAFLGELRSRKRVALELSLFGYAYRLRNTGSYELRASVRGPAPPRPFIDERGLLVYFEICLEFSSDLSVPLYNKEADCKIAVNRDKGQWIGFDNKATILNNVLFAKRMRMGSIAVMTVDMDDYNGNCGQRNVLLGQLHNALNELDRPIKRLSANLSLSESASSSTTAPAVVAQWNVQERYMHC